From a single Oncorhynchus nerka isolate Pitt River linkage group LG11, Oner_Uvic_2.0, whole genome shotgun sequence genomic region:
- the synrg gene encoding synergin gamma isoform X2, with protein MALRPGSGGGGSFIYPVGGGLGPPQGMMPMQQQQQQGFPGMVQVQMQPNMQGMMGMNFGGQMPPGAMPMQGGMAMGMQAPGMQFMGQPQFMSMRGPGPQYTADMQKQMAEEHQKRLEQQQRMLEEDRKRRQFEEQKQKLRLLSSVKPKGQMGASRDDALEAIKGNLDGFSRDAKMHPTPSSHPKKPDSSPSHSSVTSHSLPPAFPDDEFSDFMQGPLDASSSFPPSSQAHPHSLDPGPGQRPSSAPFPQSLPASMSILTATQHSTVNSSSPSAFQGPSLEEKLFSSCDLTAEKKAQVNFKSQRTLAPNRATVSAQFHSSTKARNWAEAPGDLSSAFTIETPQPEAPALGPTAPSPAADPPPPQTSSDGGVGGYPQQEHIQPMVPGWLYNDSLIPEMFKKVLQFTMTPGGIDTAKLYPILMSSGLPREALGQIWASANRTTPGMLTKEELYTVLALIGVAQSGLPAMNVEILSQFPSPPVPNLPALAMAMAPVIQHQHQQPMMTQPSVPVSMAMPAPTVMGRAPPAAPLPSAQPPTNFITNFPHVQGKADDDDFQDFQEAPRAGGGDQPFTEFQGESGETFPTTTSSLHQNSAPAILTPVSGSSSSSSDKYAVFKQLSVEEPPEPTQPASDFDGDKYSVFRQLEPPGDRKPVGEGFADFKSVSVDDGFTDFKTADSISPLEPSDQAKMFQPAFPPAFPNSQSLPQLQHQLHQQQPAVSLSQPKNPLNMADLDLFSSMAPIAPTPAEIKPSPFPSVPPSLVLPPGRAKPPGGGAEDFGDFSLFGPTSSSEAAPIGPDVGGGVAASHDDFADFMAFGSSGGEAKGEGLTSGEGRARGRGETTTTPQRPQQGSDKYDVFKQLSQEGGLAYDDNKHSAGGSFSSLRSEADDFTDFQSSKFCTALGASEKSLVDKVAAFKQGGKEDSASVKSLDLPSIGGSSVGKEDSEDALSVQLDMKLSDMGGDLKHVMSDSSLDLPGLSAHQPPATEGDDMKFDPFGTSAVSRLASYDWSEREECLSAQDQAKKHLVLDGVGVSSSFPSDVVHRKEMPFGSTENIPITHTCQTKITTFSTDDSVSTDSKFEAFADFGSCEPVGLGGDEDDDFGDFASTVSEKSDSPAAEPSSEVNLNEASDEFGAFHGDKAKFGKSDFLKASSQTKVKSSEEMIKSELATFDLSVQGSHKRSHSLGEKEIGRSPPSPAPEQPFRDRSSTLSEKKPALPVIRDKYKDLTGEVEESERYAYEWQRCLVSALQVITKANNTLNSISSSTVCTEVIQSAQGMEYLLGVVEVYRVTKRVELGIKATAVCSEKLQQLLKDISRVWNNLMGFMSLANLAPDESSLDFSSCILRHGIKNAKELACGVCLLNVDSRSKSKEETTIGRLFKRALAKDHDKRLRAFNSETDNFKLLYGGHQYHASCANFWINCVEPKPPGLILPDLL; from the exons TTTTATTTATCCTGTTGGAGGGGGCCTGGGACCGCCACAAG GTATGATGCCcatgcagcagcagcaacaacagggaTTCCCTGGTATGGTTCAAGTCCAAATGCAGCCCAACATGCAAGGAATGATGGGAATGAACTTCGGAGGCCAGATGCCTCCTGGTGCCATGCCTATGCAG GGTGGGATGGCCATGGGAATGCAGGCCCCTGGGATGCAGTTCATGGGCCAGCCACAGTTCATGAGCATGAGGGGCCCCGGGCCCCAGTACACTGCCGACATGCAGAAACAGATGGCCGAGGAACACCA gaAGCGTCTAGAGCAGCAGCAGCGGATgctggaggaggacaggaagaggaggcAGTTTGAGGAGCAGAAACAGAAGCTGAGGCTGCTGAGCAGCGTCAAACCCAAG GGACAGATGGGGGCGAGTCGGGACGACGCACTGGAGGCCATCAAAGGCAACCTGGACGGGTTCAGCAGAGACGCCAAGATGCACCCCACGCCATCCTCACACCCCAAGAAGCCAG ACTCATCGCCATCTCACTCTTCTGtcacctctcactccctcccccctGCTTTCCCCGATGACGAGTTTAGTGACTTTATGCAGGGTCCCTTAGATGCTTCTTCCtccttccccccctcctcccaggCCCATCCCCATTCTTTAGACCCAGGTCCTGGTCAGAGACCCTCCTCTGCCCCCTTCCCCCAGTCCCTCCCTGCCTCTATGTCCATTCTTACTGCCACCCAACACTCTACTGTCAACTCCAGCTCCCCATCTGCATTTCAAG GCCCGTCCCTGGAAGAGAAACTGTTCTCCTCGTGTGATTTAACGGCTGAAAAGAAGGCCCAGGTTAACTTTAAGTCCCAGAGGACCCTGGCCCCTAACCGAGCTACAGTCTCGGCCCAGTTTCATTCCAGCACCAAGGCCCGGAACTGGGCTGAGGCTCCTGGGGACCTGAGTTCTGCTTTCACTATAGAAACACCACAACCAGAGGCACCAGCACTGGGGCCCACAGCCCCCTCACCAGCAGCCGACCCCCCTCCTCCCCAAaccagtagtgatggtg GTGTTGGTGGTTACCCTCAACAAGAGCACATCCAGCCCATGGTACCAGGCTGGCTCTACAACGACAGCCTCATCCCAG agatgttcaaaaAGGTCCTGCAGTTCACCATGACTCCGGGGGGCATCGACACAGCCAAGCTCTACCCCATCCTGATGTCCTCAGGCCTGCCTAGGGAAGCACTGGGCCAGATCTGGGCCTCAGCCAATCGCACCACGCCTGGCATGCTGACCAAGGAGGAGCTCTACACAGTCCTTGCTCTGATTGGTGTGGCACAG AGTGGTCTTCCAGCCATGAATGTGGAGATCCTGAGCCAGTTCCCCTCTCCCCCGGTGCCCAACCTGCCTGCCCTGGCCATGGCTATGGCCCCTGTCATCCAGCACCAACACCAGCAGCCCATGATGACTCagccctctgtccctgtgtccatGGCCATGCCTGCACCAACAGTCATGGGCAGggctcctcctgctgctccttTACCCTCGGCCCAACCACCCACCAACTTCATCACCAACTTCCCACATGTACAG GGGAAAGCAGACGATGATGACTTCCAGGACTTCCAGGAGGCCCCCAGGGCAGGAGGAGGGGATCAGCCCTTCACTGAGTTCCAGGGGGAGTCAGGGGAAACCTTCCCCACCACCACATCCTCTCTGCACCAGAACAG TGCTCCTGCCATTCTGACTCCGGTCTCTGGCTCCTCCTCGTCATCCTCTGATAAGTATGCTGTCTTCAAGCAGCTCTCTGTGGAGGAGCCTCCAGAGCCCACTCAGCCTGCCTCAG ATTTTGACGGAGACAAATACAGTGTGTTCCGACAGCTAGAGCCACCAGGTGACAGGAAACCAGTAG GGGAAGGATTTGCCGATTTCAAGTCTGTCAGTGTGGATGATGGCTTCACAGACTTTAAAACCGCCGACAGCATCTCTCCACTAGAACCTTCAGACCAGGCCAAAATGTTTCAGCCAGCATTCCCTCCTGCTTTCCCGAACTCTCAGTCTCTACCGCAACTACAACACCAgctacatcaacaacaaccagcagtctctctctctcagcctaaaAACCCTCTCAACATGGCTGACTTGGATCTCTTCTCCTCAATGGCTCCCATAGCCCCCACCCCTGCTGAGATCAAGCCCAGCCCcttcccctctgttcccccctccCTAGTGCTCCCACCAGGCAGGGCCAAGCCCCCCGGGGGTGGGGCCGAGGACTTTGGTGACTTTTCCCTTTTTGGCCCCACCTCCTCTTCGGAGGCTGCTCCTATTGGCCCTGATGTGGGAGGAGGTGTGGCAGCGTCTCATGATGACTTTGCAGACTTCATGGCTTTCGGCAGCTCTGGGGGGGAGGCCAAGGGTGAGGGGTTGACGTCTGGAGAGGGGAGGGcacgggggagaggagagaccaccACCACTCCACAGCGCCCCCAGCAGGGCTCTGACAAGTATGACGTGTTCAAGCAGCTGTCTCAGGAAGGAGGCCTGGCATATGACGACAACAAGCACAGCGCCGGCGGCTCGTTCTCTTCCCTCAGGAGCGAAGCAGATGACTTCACCGACTTCCAGTCGTCCAAGTTCTGCACAGCGCTGGGGGCCTCTGAGAAGAGCCTGGTGGATAAGGTGGCAGCCTTCAAACAAGGAGGCAAGGAGGACTCGGCTTCAGTCAAGTCCCTAGACCTCCCATCCATCGGGGGAAGCAGCGTGGGCAAGGAGGACTCTGAGGACGCTCTGTCAGTGCAGCTGGACATGAAGCTGTCAGACATGGGTGGAGACCTGAAGCACGTGATGTCAGACAGCTCTCTGGATCTGCCGGGCCTCTCGGCCCACCAACCCCCCGCCACAG AAGGAGACGACATGAAGTTTGACCCCTTCGGAACGTCAGCAGTCAGCAGGCTGGCCAGCTATGATTGGTCAGAAAGAGAGGAATGCCTGTCTGCTCAGGATCAGGCCAAGAAGCATCTGGTCCTGGACGGTGTTGGTgtttcctcctctttcccctcagaCGTAGTCCACAGGAAGGAGATGCCGTTCGGCAGCACAGAAAACATCCCCATCACACACACCTGCCAGACGAAGATCACCACCTTCTCAACAGACGATAGTGTGTCGACCGACAGCAAGTTTGAGGCCTTTGCTGACTTTGGATCTTGTGAGCCGGTAGGTTTGGGTGGGGATGAAGATGATGACTTTGGGGACTTTGCCAGCACTGTGTCGGAGAAGTCAGACTCCCCCGCGGCCGAGCCGAGCTCTGAGGTGAACCTGAACGAGGCCTCAGATGAGTTCGGGGCCTTTCATGGAGACAAGGCCAAGTTTGGGAAGTCAGACTTTCTGAAGGCCAGCTCTCAGACCAAGGTCAAGTCCAGTGAAGAGATGATCAAGAGCGAACTCGCCACCTTTGACCTCTCTGTACAAG GCTCCCACAAGCGTAGCCACAGTTTGGGGGAGAAGGAGATTGGGCGCTCGCCCCCCTCCCCGGCCCCGGAGCAGCCCTTCAGAGACCGCTCCAGCACCCTGAGTGAGAAGAAGCCTGCCCTGCCCGTCATCAGAGACAAGTACAAGGacctgactggggaggtggag GAGAGTGAGCGCTATGCATATGAGTGGCAGAGGTGTCTGGTGAGCGCTCTACAG GTCATCACTAAAGCCAACAACACCCTGAACAGCATCAGCAGCTCTACTGTTTGCACTGAGGTCATCCAGTCTGCTCAGGGCATGGAGTACCTGCTAG GTGTGGTGGAGGTGTACCGCGTGACCAAGCGTGTGGAGCTGGGTATCAAGGCCACAGCCGTGTGTTCTGAGAAGCTGCAGCAGCTGCTGAAGGACATCAGCCGCGTCTGGAACAACCTCATGGGCTTCATGTCCCTGGCCAACCTGGCG CCTGATGAGAGCTCGCTGGACTTCTCCTCCTGTATCCTGAGACACGGTATCAAGAACGCCAAGGAGCTGGCCTGTGGGGTGTGCCTGCTCAACGTGGACTCACGCAGCAAG AGCAAAGAAGAGACAACTATTGGACGTCTGTTTAAAAGA GCACTGGCTAAAGACCATGACAAGAGGTTAAGG GCTTTCAACTCAGAGACAGACAACTTCAAGCTGCTGTACGGGGGCCACCAGTACCACGCCAGCTGTGCCAATTTTTGGATTAACTGCGTGGAGCCCAAACCACCGGGCCTCATTCTGCCCGACCTGCTCTGA
- the synrg gene encoding synergin gamma isoform X8 produces MALRPGSGGGGSFIYPVGGGLGPPQGMMPMQQQQQQGFPGMVQVQMQPNMQGMMGMNFGGQMPPGAMPMQGGMAMGMQAPGMQFMGQPQFMSMRGPGPQYTADMQKQMAEEHQKRLEQQQRMLEEDRKRRQFEEQKQKLRLLSSVKPKGQMGASRDDALEAIKGNLDGFSRDAKMHPTPSSHPKKPGVGGYPQQEHIQPMVPGWLYNDSLIPEMFKKVLQFTMTPGGIDTAKLYPILMSSGLPREALGQIWASANRTTPGMLTKEELYTVLALIGVAQSGLPAMNVEILSQFPSPPVPNLPALAMAMAPVIQHQHQQPMMTQPSVPVSMAMPAPTVMGRAPPAAPLPSAQPPTNFITNFPHVQGKADDDDFQDFQEAPRAGGGDQPFTEFQGESGETFPTTTSSLHQNSAPAILTPVSGSSSSSSDKYAVFKQLSVEEPPEPTQPASDFDGDKYSVFRQLEPPGDRKPVGEGFADFKSVSVDDGFTDFKTADSISPLEPSDQAKMFQPAFPPAFPNSQSLPQLQHQLHQQQPAVSLSQPKNPLNMADLDLFSSMAPIAPTPAEIKPSPFPSVPPSLVLPPGRAKPPGGGAEDFGDFSLFGPTSSSEAAPIGPDVGGGVAASHDDFADFMAFGSSGGEAKGEGLTSGEGRARGRGETTTTPQRPQQGSDKYDVFKQLSQEGGLAYDDNKHSAGGSFSSLRSEADDFTDFQSSKFCTALGASEKSLVDKVAAFKQGGKEDSASVKSLDLPSIGGSSVGKEDSEDALSVQLDMKLSDMGGDLKHVMSDSSLDLPGLSAHQPPATEGDDMKFDPFGTSAVSRLASYDWSEREECLSAQDQAKKHLVLDGVGVSSSFPSDVVHRKEMPFGSTENIPITHTCQTKITTFSTDDSVSTDSKFEAFADFGSCEPVGLGGDEDDDFGDFASTVSEKSDSPAAEPSSEVNLNEASDEFGAFHGDKAKFGKSDFLKASSQTKVKSSEEMIKSELATFDLSVQGSHKRSHSLGEKEIGRSPPSPAPEQPFRDRSSTLSEKKPALPVIRDKYKDLTGEVEESERYAYEWQRCLVSALQVITKANNTLNSISSSTVCTEVIQSAQGMEYLLGVVEVYRVTKRVELGIKATAVCSEKLQQLLKDISRVWNNLMGFMSLANLAPDESSLDFSSCILRHGIKNAKELACGVCLLNVDSRSKSKEETTIGRLFKRALAKDHDKRLRAFNSETDNFKLLYGGHQYHASCANFWINCVEPKPPGLILPDLL; encoded by the exons TTTTATTTATCCTGTTGGAGGGGGCCTGGGACCGCCACAAG GTATGATGCCcatgcagcagcagcaacaacagggaTTCCCTGGTATGGTTCAAGTCCAAATGCAGCCCAACATGCAAGGAATGATGGGAATGAACTTCGGAGGCCAGATGCCTCCTGGTGCCATGCCTATGCAG GGTGGGATGGCCATGGGAATGCAGGCCCCTGGGATGCAGTTCATGGGCCAGCCACAGTTCATGAGCATGAGGGGCCCCGGGCCCCAGTACACTGCCGACATGCAGAAACAGATGGCCGAGGAACACCA gaAGCGTCTAGAGCAGCAGCAGCGGATgctggaggaggacaggaagaggaggcAGTTTGAGGAGCAGAAACAGAAGCTGAGGCTGCTGAGCAGCGTCAAACCCAAG GGACAGATGGGGGCGAGTCGGGACGACGCACTGGAGGCCATCAAAGGCAACCTGGACGGGTTCAGCAGAGACGCCAAGATGCACCCCACGCCATCCTCACACCCCAAGAAGCCAG GTGTTGGTGGTTACCCTCAACAAGAGCACATCCAGCCCATGGTACCAGGCTGGCTCTACAACGACAGCCTCATCCCAG agatgttcaaaaAGGTCCTGCAGTTCACCATGACTCCGGGGGGCATCGACACAGCCAAGCTCTACCCCATCCTGATGTCCTCAGGCCTGCCTAGGGAAGCACTGGGCCAGATCTGGGCCTCAGCCAATCGCACCACGCCTGGCATGCTGACCAAGGAGGAGCTCTACACAGTCCTTGCTCTGATTGGTGTGGCACAG AGTGGTCTTCCAGCCATGAATGTGGAGATCCTGAGCCAGTTCCCCTCTCCCCCGGTGCCCAACCTGCCTGCCCTGGCCATGGCTATGGCCCCTGTCATCCAGCACCAACACCAGCAGCCCATGATGACTCagccctctgtccctgtgtccatGGCCATGCCTGCACCAACAGTCATGGGCAGggctcctcctgctgctccttTACCCTCGGCCCAACCACCCACCAACTTCATCACCAACTTCCCACATGTACAG GGGAAAGCAGACGATGATGACTTCCAGGACTTCCAGGAGGCCCCCAGGGCAGGAGGAGGGGATCAGCCCTTCACTGAGTTCCAGGGGGAGTCAGGGGAAACCTTCCCCACCACCACATCCTCTCTGCACCAGAACAG TGCTCCTGCCATTCTGACTCCGGTCTCTGGCTCCTCCTCGTCATCCTCTGATAAGTATGCTGTCTTCAAGCAGCTCTCTGTGGAGGAGCCTCCAGAGCCCACTCAGCCTGCCTCAG ATTTTGACGGAGACAAATACAGTGTGTTCCGACAGCTAGAGCCACCAGGTGACAGGAAACCAGTAG GGGAAGGATTTGCCGATTTCAAGTCTGTCAGTGTGGATGATGGCTTCACAGACTTTAAAACCGCCGACAGCATCTCTCCACTAGAACCTTCAGACCAGGCCAAAATGTTTCAGCCAGCATTCCCTCCTGCTTTCCCGAACTCTCAGTCTCTACCGCAACTACAACACCAgctacatcaacaacaaccagcagtctctctctctcagcctaaaAACCCTCTCAACATGGCTGACTTGGATCTCTTCTCCTCAATGGCTCCCATAGCCCCCACCCCTGCTGAGATCAAGCCCAGCCCcttcccctctgttcccccctccCTAGTGCTCCCACCAGGCAGGGCCAAGCCCCCCGGGGGTGGGGCCGAGGACTTTGGTGACTTTTCCCTTTTTGGCCCCACCTCCTCTTCGGAGGCTGCTCCTATTGGCCCTGATGTGGGAGGAGGTGTGGCAGCGTCTCATGATGACTTTGCAGACTTCATGGCTTTCGGCAGCTCTGGGGGGGAGGCCAAGGGTGAGGGGTTGACGTCTGGAGAGGGGAGGGcacgggggagaggagagaccaccACCACTCCACAGCGCCCCCAGCAGGGCTCTGACAAGTATGACGTGTTCAAGCAGCTGTCTCAGGAAGGAGGCCTGGCATATGACGACAACAAGCACAGCGCCGGCGGCTCGTTCTCTTCCCTCAGGAGCGAAGCAGATGACTTCACCGACTTCCAGTCGTCCAAGTTCTGCACAGCGCTGGGGGCCTCTGAGAAGAGCCTGGTGGATAAGGTGGCAGCCTTCAAACAAGGAGGCAAGGAGGACTCGGCTTCAGTCAAGTCCCTAGACCTCCCATCCATCGGGGGAAGCAGCGTGGGCAAGGAGGACTCTGAGGACGCTCTGTCAGTGCAGCTGGACATGAAGCTGTCAGACATGGGTGGAGACCTGAAGCACGTGATGTCAGACAGCTCTCTGGATCTGCCGGGCCTCTCGGCCCACCAACCCCCCGCCACAG AAGGAGACGACATGAAGTTTGACCCCTTCGGAACGTCAGCAGTCAGCAGGCTGGCCAGCTATGATTGGTCAGAAAGAGAGGAATGCCTGTCTGCTCAGGATCAGGCCAAGAAGCATCTGGTCCTGGACGGTGTTGGTgtttcctcctctttcccctcagaCGTAGTCCACAGGAAGGAGATGCCGTTCGGCAGCACAGAAAACATCCCCATCACACACACCTGCCAGACGAAGATCACCACCTTCTCAACAGACGATAGTGTGTCGACCGACAGCAAGTTTGAGGCCTTTGCTGACTTTGGATCTTGTGAGCCGGTAGGTTTGGGTGGGGATGAAGATGATGACTTTGGGGACTTTGCCAGCACTGTGTCGGAGAAGTCAGACTCCCCCGCGGCCGAGCCGAGCTCTGAGGTGAACCTGAACGAGGCCTCAGATGAGTTCGGGGCCTTTCATGGAGACAAGGCCAAGTTTGGGAAGTCAGACTTTCTGAAGGCCAGCTCTCAGACCAAGGTCAAGTCCAGTGAAGAGATGATCAAGAGCGAACTCGCCACCTTTGACCTCTCTGTACAAG GCTCCCACAAGCGTAGCCACAGTTTGGGGGAGAAGGAGATTGGGCGCTCGCCCCCCTCCCCGGCCCCGGAGCAGCCCTTCAGAGACCGCTCCAGCACCCTGAGTGAGAAGAAGCCTGCCCTGCCCGTCATCAGAGACAAGTACAAGGacctgactggggaggtggag GAGAGTGAGCGCTATGCATATGAGTGGCAGAGGTGTCTGGTGAGCGCTCTACAG GTCATCACTAAAGCCAACAACACCCTGAACAGCATCAGCAGCTCTACTGTTTGCACTGAGGTCATCCAGTCTGCTCAGGGCATGGAGTACCTGCTAG GTGTGGTGGAGGTGTACCGCGTGACCAAGCGTGTGGAGCTGGGTATCAAGGCCACAGCCGTGTGTTCTGAGAAGCTGCAGCAGCTGCTGAAGGACATCAGCCGCGTCTGGAACAACCTCATGGGCTTCATGTCCCTGGCCAACCTGGCG CCTGATGAGAGCTCGCTGGACTTCTCCTCCTGTATCCTGAGACACGGTATCAAGAACGCCAAGGAGCTGGCCTGTGGGGTGTGCCTGCTCAACGTGGACTCACGCAGCAAG AGCAAAGAAGAGACAACTATTGGACGTCTGTTTAAAAGA GCACTGGCTAAAGACCATGACAAGAGGTTAAGG GCTTTCAACTCAGAGACAGACAACTTCAAGCTGCTGTACGGGGGCCACCAGTACCACGCCAGCTGTGCCAATTTTTGGATTAACTGCGTGGAGCCCAAACCACCGGGCCTCATTCTGCCCGACCTGCTCTGA